GGGCGCGTGGAACGCCAAAGTAGCGACGGCCACGGCCGTCGCCAGTGCGGACCTCCCCAACATGCGTGCCCCTCCCCAAAGAAAACGCGAAAACGCGCCCGGCCACGAGCCAATTCACGCGGTACGGACGATCGAGGGAGAGGAGGCTACAAAGTGGAGGACAAAGCCCGTCAGGTCAACGATTTCGGTGCTCGAGCAGGATATCGGCGAGACGCTCCGCTGCGCGCTCCAGCGTCTCCACGCGCTTGCAGAACGCGAATCGCACCAGGGAGTTGCCCGCGTGCGGGTCGTGGAAGAAGCTGGAGCCCGGGACGGGGGCCACGCCGCCGGGCGCGTCGGGGCCCGCCGGGCGGCCCAGGTCGCCCGCCGCGAGGCGCCTGGAGAACTCCACGTCGTCCAGCTCGCACGCCGAGGAAAAGTCCGCCAGGACGTAGTAGGCGCCGTCCGGCACCGTGCACCGCAGCCCGGCCCGCGCCAGGCCACCCAGGAGCGCGTCTCGGCGCGCCCTGTAGTCGGCCGCGAGGCCCTCGTAGTAGTCGGCCCCCAGAGTCTCCAGGCCTGTCGCGACCGCCTCCTGCAGCGGCGCGGGGGCGCCGACGGTGAGGAAGTCGTGCACCTTGCGGATGGCGTCGGTCAGCGCCGGAGGAGAGACGACGGTGCCCACCCGCCAGCCGGTGACGCTGAAGGTCTTGGACGCCCCGCTCACCGTCACCGTGCGCTCGCGCATGCCGGGAAGCGTGGCCATGGGCACGTGAGCGCCCTCGTAGACGATGTGCTCGTAGATCTCGTCGGTGACGGCGATCGCGTCGTGGCGCCGGCACAGATCCGCGATCGCCTCCAGCTCGGGGCGCGAAAGCAGCGCGCCGGTGGGGTTGTTGGGCGTGTTCAGCACGATGGCGCGCGTGCGCGCCGAGAACGCCGACGCCAGGCGATCCAGGTCGAGCGAGAAGCGAAGACCGCCGCGACTGGCGTCGTCGCCGGGGTCGGTGCGCTGCATCTCCATCGGCACCCACACCGGGGTGGCGCCGCACAGGATCGCGTCCGGTCCGTAGTTTTCGTAGAACGGCTCCAGGACGATCACCTCCTCGCCCGGATTCACCGCGGCCAGGAGCACCGACGCCATAGCCTCGGTGGCCCCGCAGGTCACGGTCACCTCGCGCTGCGGGTCCACCTCCATGCCGTACCAGTCGTGGTAGCGGCGCGCGAGCGCGGTTCTCAGGCGGGGGGCGCCCCACGTGATGGCGTACTGGTTGATATCGCCCCGTATGGCGCTGCAGGCGGCGTCCTTGACAACGTCCGGCGCCGGGAAGTCGGGGAAGCCTTGGGCCAGGTTGATGGCGTCGTGCTCGCGCGCGACTCGCGTCATCTCGCGGATCACGGACTCCGTGAATCCGTGCGTCCGGGTGGCCGTCAGCGGTGGGTTCATGGACCTGGGAGCCGGGTTGCAGGGGCTGCGCGTTGGGTCATCTTACGGGCACGCAGCGCTCGATCGAAACGCATTCCCGTGACCATAGAGCCAAGATGATCGCTTTCGATACCCGTTCCACGCTCCGCGCCGGCGACCGGGAGTACGAAATACACAGCCTTCCGCGGCTCGCCGAGCACGGCCTGACCGTGGAACGCCTGCCGTACTCGCTGCGGATCCTGCTGGAGAACCTGCTTCGCCACCAGGGCTCGGTGGCCGTGGACGGCGGCGACATCGAGGCGCTGTGCCGGTGGGACCCGGCGGCGGAGCCGTCGCGCGAGATCGCGTTCACGCCGGCGCGCGTGATCCTGCAGGACTTCACGGGGGTGCCGGCGATCGTGGACCTGGCCGCCATGCGCGACGCTACGGCTCGCTTCGGCGGAGACCCAGGTCGAATCAACCCGCTGGAGCCGGCGGAACTCGTCATCGACCACTCGGTCCAGGTCGATGAATTCGGGACGCGCATGGCCTTCGAGGTGAACTCGCAGAAGGAGTACGAGCGCAACTTCGAGCGCTACGCGTTCCTGCGCTGGGGCCAGAACTCGTTCCGCAACTTCCGCGTCGTCCCGCCCGAGACGGGGATCGTCCACCAGGTGAACATCGAGTACCTGGCGCGCGTCGTGTTCGGCGAAGATGGAGTCGCCTACCCCGACACGCTGGTCGGCACGGATTCGCACACGACCATGGTGAACGGGCTGGGCGTGCTGGGCTGGGGAGTGGGCGGGATCGAGGCCGAGGCCGCCATGCTCGGCCAGGCCATCTCGATGCTGATTCCGCAGGTGGTGGGATTCCGGCTGAAGGGTGAGCTGCCCGAGGGCGCCACCGCCACGGACCTGGTGCTGCGCGTCACCGAGATGCTCCGCGAGCACGGTGTGGTGGGCAAGTTCGTCGAGTTCTTCGGCTCCGGCCTGGAGCACCTGCCGCTCGCCGACCGCGCCACGATCGGCAACATGTCCCCCGAGTACGGGGCCACCTGCGCAATCTTTCCGGTCGACGCGGAGACGCTTCGGTATCTGGAGTTCACCGCGCGCCCGGCGGAGCGGATCGGTCTCGTCGAGGCCTACATGAAGGAGCAGGGCCTGTTTCACACGCCGGACAGCCCGGACGCCGTGTACTCCTCCGAGCTGGAGCTGGACATGGGCACGGTCGAGCCGAGCATCGCCGGGCCCAAGCGCCCCCAGGATCGCATCGCGCTGACCGACTCCAGACGCGCCTTCGCGGGGGCGCTGCGCCAGATGCGGGCCGATGTGCCGGGCGCCGGGACGCCCGCCGGCACCCGGTGGGAGATCGAGCACGGCGCGGGCGCCAACGGCGCCGACGCCATCTCGACGGCGGGCGTCATCGCGCCCGCGGAGCCGGCGCCCGGCTTCCGCGGGGTCTCGGTCGAGCGCGAGGGCGGCACCTTCGAGCTGCGCGACGGCGCAGTCGTGATCGCCGCCATCACGAGCTGCACCAACACCTCCAACCCGTCCGTCATGCTGGGGGCCGGGCTCCTGGCCAGGAACGCGGTCGCGCGTGGTCTGAAGAGCCAGCCCTGGGTCAAGACAAGCCTCGCCCCGGGGTCGAAGGTCGTCATGGACTACCTGGGCGAGGCCGGCGTGATGCCGTACCTGGAGGATCTCGGCTTCAACCTGGTCGGCTACGGCTGCACCACCTGCATCGGTAACAGCGGGCCGCTCCCGGCGGACATCGCGGCGGCGATCCATGAGGGCGACCTGGTCGCGTGCTCGGTCCTGTCCGGCAATCGCAACTTCGAGGGCAGGATCAACCCGCACGTGCGCGCCAACTACCTGGCGTCGCCGCCGCTCGTGGTCGCCTACGCGCTGGCGGGCCGCATGGACATCGACCTCTACAACGAGCCTTTGGGCGTCGACGCTGACGGCCGCTCCGTCTTTCTGAAGGACATCTGGCCGACGCAGAGCGAGATCCACGAGGCCATGCGGAGCTCGGTCAAGCGCGAGTTCTTCGAGCGCGAGTACGCCGAAGTGTTCGCGGGCGACGACCGTTGGCGGGCGCTACCGGTGATCGAGGGGGCGCTCTACGAATGGCGGGACGACTCGTCCTACGTGAAGGAGCCTCCCTACTTCGCGGCCATGGGCCTGGAGGCTCCCGGGGTGTCGGACATCGACGGCGCGCGGGTGCTGGCGCTGATGGGCGACAGCATCACCACCGACCACATCTCGCCGGCCGGCGCCATCGCGAAGGACTCGCCCGCCGGGCGCTACCTCATGGAGCACGGAGTGGGGCACAAGGATTTCAACTCCTACGGGTCGCGCCGCGGCAACCACGAGGTGATGATGCGCGGGACCTTCGCCAACGTGCGTTTCCGCAACCGCCTGGCCCCCGACACCGAGGGTGGCTGGACGGCTCACCTGCCGGACGGCGAGGTCATGCCCATCTACGACGCCGCCATGCGGTACGGAGAGGCGGGCGTGCCGCTGATCGTGATCGCCGGCAAGGAGTACGGCACGGGTTCCTCCCGTGACTGGGCGGCCAAGGGGCCGATGCTGCTGGGAGTGCGCGCGGCGATTGCCACGACGTACGAGCGCATCCACCGCTCCAACCTCATCGGCATGGGCGTCCTGCCGCTGCAGTTCGAGGGCGCGCAGGACGCCGCCGCGCTGGGGCTCGACGGGCGCGAGGTGTATTCGGTGACGGGCATCGCCGACGCGCTCGAGGCGCCGCGCGCGGATCGTGCCGTGACGGTGCGGGCGAGAGCGGAGGACGGCTCGACGACGGAGTTCAGGGTGCGGGTGCGGCTGGACACGCCGCAGGAGGTGGAGTACTACCGCCACGGCGGCATCCTGCACTACGTGCTGCGGCAGATGATCGGCGAAGCGTAGCGGCGGGGACCGCCCACGCCACGGCCGCGTTCGCCGGGCGCGCTCAGGGCTCGCCGTGGAAAGCGCCGACGGTGCGACGCCCGGCGAACGTGCCGACGGCGGCGCCCATGAGCACGTCGCTCGACCAGTGCTTGTCGTCCAGCATGCGTGACGCACCCACGAAGGTTGCAGCGGCGTAGAGCAGCGGCCCGATCCACTTCTGCTGGCCGGGCCAGTGGTGCTTGGCCTCTTCGGTCAGCGTCGCCGCGACGGCGAAGGCCGTCGCGGTGTGACCGGACGGGAAGGACAGCGACCGGTTCTCCCTCGCGAAGCCGCGCCCGAAATCGAAGTCCTCGGCGCCGCCGTCCGCGAACGGCCTCAGCCGGCCGGTGCCGATCTTGATCGCGGAGACGGCCATCCCGGTGGCGACCAGCCCCGCCGACGCGTGCTGCCCGACGTCGGCCAAGCCGTCCTTGCCGAGCGCCTCTCCAAGCAGGTAGGCGCTCAAGCCCACCAGCACCGTGGAGCGGTCGCCCATGTGCTTGAACGCGTGGGCGACCGGCTGAAGGCGATCGGCGGCGAAGCCGGACTGTGACCACGCCCGAACCTCTTCGTCCCACTCGATGAGCGTCAGGGACGCGAACAGCGCCAGCGGAAGGAATTGGTCGGAGGTGGCGGCGCCCGACCCGGGAGCGACCATGGCCGCGGCCGGGCCGCGAAATCCCGGGCCTACCGGCGCCGGGGTCGGCGGCGCCGTGCTCAGCGGCGACGCGAGCCGAACCGCTGTCGGCCGGCCGTCCGTCGTCGCCTGGGCGGAAACGCTGGCGGCACTCCACGCCGCCGCCGCCATGAACGTCAAGGCGATCCTGCCCATGCCCGACACACCACTGCCCATGCGGCCTCTCCTGAGCGAGGTCGAAAGTGCCCGATCTCCGGCAGGGGAGCACCCGTGCGCCGGGGATTGTGACGTCACGCCGAGATTGTCTCCCGGGGCGCTGTCCGGTTAGCGTCAGGGCGGGGAAGGAGGGTCGCCCATGATACCGATCGCACCCGCAGCGCTGTCCGTGCTGCTGGCCGCCCAGGCCGCCGGCGCCACGCTGCACGGCACCGTGCTGGACGCCGATACCGGCGAGCCGGTGGGTTCGGCGATCGTCGCGCTGTCCGACTTGCAAGTGGTGGTCCTGACGGACGCACGCGGTCGGTACTCGGTCCCCGATGTCGCCGCGGGGCCGCAACACGTGGACGTTTCCCACATCGGTTACGTCCCCCGTGGCCTGCACGTCTTCGTGCCATCCGGCGGGTTCGTCGAGCTACATATTGCGCTCGACCGGAATCCGATTCCGCTCGAGGAGGTAAGGGTTCGCGTGCCCCGTCGAGAGCCGCCCATCTCGGCGTCCGCCGCCGCGCTCACGGCGGATCGGCGCGCCAGCGGCACCTGGTTGCGCGAGGACCCCATGGTCGCGGAGCCGGACGCGCTGCTGTCCCTCGTGGGGGGGGCCGTGGCCGCCCGGCCGGAGACCGCGGGTGGATTGCACGTGCGCGGCGGCGCGGCCGACCAGGTCACTTATTCGCTGGATGGGTTGCCCGTCTTCAGTCCCTATCACAGCGGCGGGTCGTTCGCCGCGTGGGACCCCGACGCGCTGGAGTCGGTCGAGCTGTCCTCGGCGTTTCCGCGCCCGGGCGGCGGTCACGCGCTGGCGGGCCAGATCGACGCGCGCACGCTGACCCCGGGCGATCGCCTGAGGACCCGGGGAGCGTTCAGCGTCACCCAGGCCCGCGTGTCCGTCGACGGTCCGCTCCTGGGCGAGGTGGGCTTCCTGGTGAGCGCGCGGGAGCCGTTCCCCGGCCTGGCGCAGGGTCGCAGCGAACCGGCGATCCTGCGCGGTGAAGCGGGCGATCGGCTCGCCGTGCTGCACGCTCCGCTGGCGGGCGGGAGCCTGCGCGCGCTGGCGTACCGCAACCGCAACGCGCTGCACGCGTCCGCGTTCGCCGACGGCGACGCCGGCGCGCCGGAGACCCCCGACGACGCACCCCGCAACGCCTTCGGCTGGACCGCCAGCACGCTGGGCCTGAGCTGGACGCGCACGGTCGGCGGTGGGCGGCTGGAACTGGCGGCGTGGGACGCCGGCGGCAGCGCGCGCGCCACGTGGGCGGCGCTGGCGGGGACGGACGCCGACGCCGGGGCGCTGGCGGTCGACTCGCTGGCGAGCCGGCGCGACGACGTGGGCTTCCGCGCCGCGCTTGCGTGGGGAGACGGCCGCGGATCCTGGCTCACCGGGCTCAGGTTGAATCGCAGCAGCACCAGCTACAGCGTGCGGCGCGCCGATCCCGCGGGTCCGGGCGAGCCGCTGTCCTTCTCGGATCGCACCCCGACCGCGACCGCCTTTGCGCTGCACACCAGGCCGCTCGCCGACCGGGTCGAGCTGGACGCGGGGGTCAGGGCGATCTTCGCGGGCGACGATCCATATCTCGCGCCTCAGCTACGGCTGCGCTGGTCTCCGGGCCGTACTCTCGATCTGCAGATTGCTTACGCCCGCAACTATCAGTTCGCGCAGTCTCTGCGCAACGGGCAGTCGGTCGCCGGCCTGATCTTCCCCGCGCAGCTATTCGCCGGCGCGGGCGACGACCGCCTGCCGGTGGCGCGCGGCCACCAGGTATCGGCCGTGGGGCGCGCGCGCCTGGGCGACGCCCTGACCGCCCGCGT
Above is a window of Gemmatimonadota bacterium DNA encoding:
- a CDS encoding aminotransferase class I/II-fold pyridoxal phosphate-dependent enzyme, producing MNPPLTATRTHGFTESVIREMTRVAREHDAINLAQGFPDFPAPDVVKDAACSAIRGDINQYAITWGAPRLRTALARRYHDWYGMEVDPQREVTVTCGATEAMASVLLAAVNPGEEVIVLEPFYENYGPDAILCGATPVWVPMEMQRTDPGDDASRGGLRFSLDLDRLASAFSARTRAIVLNTPNNPTGALLSRPELEAIADLCRRHDAIAVTDEIYEHIVYEGAHVPMATLPGMRERTVTVSGASKTFSVTGWRVGTVVSPPALTDAIRKVHDFLTVGAPAPLQEAVATGLETLGADYYEGLAADYRARRDALLGGLARAGLRCTVPDGAYYVLADFSSACELDDVEFSRRLAAGDLGRPAGPDAPGGVAPVPGSSFFHDPHAGNSLVRFAFCKRVETLERAAERLADILLEHRNR
- a CDS encoding aconitate hydratase, whose product is MIAFDTRSTLRAGDREYEIHSLPRLAEHGLTVERLPYSLRILLENLLRHQGSVAVDGGDIEALCRWDPAAEPSREIAFTPARVILQDFTGVPAIVDLAAMRDATARFGGDPGRINPLEPAELVIDHSVQVDEFGTRMAFEVNSQKEYERNFERYAFLRWGQNSFRNFRVVPPETGIVHQVNIEYLARVVFGEDGVAYPDTLVGTDSHTTMVNGLGVLGWGVGGIEAEAAMLGQAISMLIPQVVGFRLKGELPEGATATDLVLRVTEMLREHGVVGKFVEFFGSGLEHLPLADRATIGNMSPEYGATCAIFPVDAETLRYLEFTARPAERIGLVEAYMKEQGLFHTPDSPDAVYSSELELDMGTVEPSIAGPKRPQDRIALTDSRRAFAGALRQMRADVPGAGTPAGTRWEIEHGAGANGADAISTAGVIAPAEPAPGFRGVSVEREGGTFELRDGAVVIAAITSCTNTSNPSVMLGAGLLARNAVARGLKSQPWVKTSLAPGSKVVMDYLGEAGVMPYLEDLGFNLVGYGCTTCIGNSGPLPADIAAAIHEGDLVACSVLSGNRNFEGRINPHVRANYLASPPLVVAYALAGRMDIDLYNEPLGVDADGRSVFLKDIWPTQSEIHEAMRSSVKREFFEREYAEVFAGDDRWRALPVIEGALYEWRDDSSYVKEPPYFAAMGLEAPGVSDIDGARVLALMGDSITTDHISPAGAIAKDSPAGRYLMEHGVGHKDFNSYGSRRGNHEVMMRGTFANVRFRNRLAPDTEGGWTAHLPDGEVMPIYDAAMRYGEAGVPLIVIAGKEYGTGSSRDWAAKGPMLLGVRAAIATTYERIHRSNLIGMGVLPLQFEGAQDAAALGLDGREVYSVTGIADALEAPRADRAVTVRARAEDGSTTEFRVRVRLDTPQEVEYYRHGGILHYVLRQMIGEA
- a CDS encoding phosphatase PAP2 family protein — its product is MGSGVSGMGRIALTFMAAAAWSAASVSAQATTDGRPTAVRLASPLSTAPPTPAPVGPGFRGPAAAMVAPGSGAATSDQFLPLALFASLTLIEWDEEVRAWSQSGFAADRLQPVAHAFKHMGDRSTVLVGLSAYLLGEALGKDGLADVGQHASAGLVATGMAVSAIKIGTGRLRPFADGGAEDFDFGRGFARENRSLSFPSGHTATAFAVAATLTEEAKHHWPGQQKWIGPLLYAAATFVGASRMLDDKHWSSDVLMGAAVGTFAGRRTVGAFHGEP
- a CDS encoding TonB-dependent receptor, whose protein sequence is MIPIAPAALSVLLAAQAAGATLHGTVLDADTGEPVGSAIVALSDLQVVVLTDARGRYSVPDVAAGPQHVDVSHIGYVPRGLHVFVPSGGFVELHIALDRNPIPLEEVRVRVPRREPPISASAAALTADRRASGTWLREDPMVAEPDALLSLVGGAVAARPETAGGLHVRGGAADQVTYSLDGLPVFSPYHSGGSFAAWDPDALESVELSSAFPRPGGGHALAGQIDARTLTPGDRLRTRGAFSVTQARVSVDGPLLGEVGFLVSAREPFPGLAQGRSEPAILRGEAGDRLAVLHAPLAGGSLRALAYRNRNALHASAFADGDAGAPETPDDAPRNAFGWTASTLGLSWTRTVGGGRLELAAWDAGGSARATWAALAGTDADAGALAVDSLASRRDDVGFRAALAWGDGRGSWLTGLRLNRSSTSYSVRRADPAGPGEPLSFSDRTPTATAFALHTRPLADRVELDAGVRAIFAGDDPYLAPQLRLRWSPGRTLDLQIAYARNYQFAQSLRNGQSVAGLIFPAQLFAGAGDDRLPVARGHQVSAVGRARLGDALTARVEAWARGARGLLLAAPATGAPFALDAFATGTASARGGSAELAWASARLSATASYGLERVRHRALGEAFVPDHSATHRVDLGTTAHITTTFTVRVASQIVAGRRGTDLAGAFEFESCNLLEFGCEFAGSPTRRAGPLGGTRLPAYARVDFGLRKHWDLRLGGRRGTIGAFASATNLFARENVLLVLRDSATGERSAVRLRPRAPLTVGVDWSF